The following proteins are encoded in a genomic region of Porphyrobacter sp. CACIAM 03H1:
- the ileS gene encoding isoleucine--tRNA ligase, whose protein sequence is MSDEPTQRDYRDTVFLPKTDFPMKAGLPQKEPGIAARWEAIGLYDALRKSRKGREKFILHDGPPYANGDMHIGHALNHILKDMVCRTQNLLGRDAPYVPGWDCHGLPIEWKVEEQYRKEKKAKPVLTGKGRDEAAVKAFRDECRAYAQHWVDVQRGQLKRLGIMGDWDHPYLTMQKESEAVIVAELLKLVEAGNLYRGSKPVMWSPVEQTALAEAEVEYEDITSTQIDVGFEIVESPIPELVGAHAVIWTTTPWTIPVNQALAYGPEVEYALCSIEYDFAAGLLDPDNLPDDTSDRSGRIRRKMIEEIKKSSRKRARFFVARDLVESFTSRLKADVVRQVEAKTMPPNASIVAVDIEQTFRGADLAGTLARHPMHHLGGFYAAPRPLLPGDFVTTDSGTGLVHMAPDHGEDDFELCKANGINPVFAVMDDGRYRDDWGWLGGADERRMSVINPKFNAPDGPICSDLAEAGALLAASADYAHSYPHSWRSKAKVIFRCTPQWFVPMDQKTVRPELVGSVADPQDQRLSFSSTDGAEESAGLRQAQPERSLRDVALAEIARVKFIPEKGRNRIGAMVEGRPDWVLSRQRAWGVPITLFVRPDGSYLQDPAVNARIVAAVNAEGMDAWNSANKAAFLGPDHDPAEFEMVTDILDVWFDSGCTHAFVLESGRWPDLQWPADLYLEGSDQHRGWFQSSLLQSSATRGRAPYDQVLTHGFTMDAKGKKMSKSLGNTVDPLKVMETYGADIIRLWALSVDFTEDHRIGDEILKGVGDQYRKLRNTFRYLLGALDGFVGDWSDAGELPELEVYVLSLLSELDGKLKAAAEAYDFNTYTRLLVDFCNEDLSAFFFDIRKDSLYCDGPESTTRNAYRTVLDLLFHALVRYAAPVLVFTAEEVWLSRYPEDGEADDAGQRGSVHLLEWPSIPGVVADRAKWNALRALRDQVNEAIEPLRRDKTIRSSLEAEVVVPAAAVPDGITDEQLAELFITATVTRGQGEAVIVTKTSHHKCGRCWRHLPDVAVEGSLCTRCDAVVGS, encoded by the coding sequence ATGTCCGACGAACCCACGCAGCGCGATTACCGGGACACCGTCTTCCTGCCGAAGACCGATTTCCCCATGAAGGCCGGCCTCCCCCAGAAGGAGCCGGGCATTGCCGCGCGCTGGGAAGCGATTGGCCTCTATGACGCGCTGCGCAAGAGCCGGAAGGGCCGGGAAAAGTTCATCCTCCACGACGGCCCGCCCTACGCCAATGGCGACATGCATATCGGCCATGCGCTCAACCACATCCTCAAGGACATGGTCTGCCGCACCCAGAACCTGCTGGGCCGCGATGCGCCTTACGTGCCGGGCTGGGACTGCCACGGCCTCCCCATCGAATGGAAGGTCGAGGAGCAGTACCGCAAGGAGAAGAAAGCCAAGCCCGTCCTCACCGGCAAGGGGCGTGACGAGGCGGCGGTGAAGGCCTTCCGCGACGAGTGCCGTGCCTATGCGCAGCACTGGGTCGACGTGCAGCGCGGGCAGCTGAAGCGCCTCGGCATCATGGGCGACTGGGACCACCCCTACCTCACCATGCAGAAGGAGAGCGAGGCGGTGATCGTCGCCGAGCTGCTCAAGCTGGTCGAGGCGGGGAACCTCTACCGCGGCTCGAAGCCGGTGATGTGGTCGCCCGTGGAGCAGACCGCACTGGCCGAGGCGGAGGTCGAATACGAAGACATCACCTCGACCCAGATCGACGTGGGCTTTGAGATCGTCGAGAGCCCGATCCCCGAACTGGTCGGCGCCCACGCGGTGATCTGGACGACGACGCCGTGGACGATCCCGGTGAACCAGGCTTTGGCCTATGGGCCCGAGGTTGAGTACGCCTTGTGCTCCATAGAGTACGATTTTGCCGCTGGCCTCTTGGATCCGGACAACCTGCCGGACGACACATCTGATCGTTCGGGACGCATTCGTCGCAAAATGATCGAGGAGATAAAGAAGTCATCTCGCAAGAGGGCGCGGTTCTTCGTGGCACGAGACCTTGTCGAGAGCTTTACAAGCCGCCTGAAAGCCGATGTGGTGAGGCAGGTCGAAGCGAAGACAATGCCTCCGAATGCATCAATAGTAGCTGTCGACATAGAGCAAACCTTTAGAGGCGCAGACCTCGCCGGCACCCTCGCCCGCCACCCGATGCACCATCTCGGCGGGTTCTACGCGGCCCCGCGCCCGCTGCTTCCCGGCGACTTCGTCACCACCGATAGCGGCACCGGCCTCGTCCACATGGCGCCCGATCATGGCGAGGACGACTTCGAGCTGTGCAAGGCGAACGGCATCAACCCGGTCTTCGCGGTGATGGACGACGGGCGCTACCGCGACGACTGGGGCTGGCTCGGCGGCGCGGATGAGCGGCGCATGAGCGTCATCAACCCCAAGTTCAACGCGCCCGACGGCCCGATCTGCTCCGACCTCGCCGAAGCCGGCGCCCTGCTGGCGGCGAGCGCGGACTATGCGCACTCCTACCCCCATTCGTGGCGCTCCAAGGCCAAGGTGATCTTCCGCTGCACGCCCCAGTGGTTCGTGCCGATGGATCAGAAAACCGTTCGCCCTGAGCTTGTCGGAAGCGTAGCTGATCCGCAGGATCAACGGCTGTCCTTCTCTTCAACCGACGGTGCTGAAGAAAGTGCAGGGCTTCGACAGGCTCAGCCCGAACGGAGTTTGAGGGACGTAGCCCTCGCCGAGATCGCACGGGTGAAATTCATCCCCGAAAAGGGCCGCAACCGCATCGGCGCGATGGTCGAGGGCCGGCCCGACTGGGTGCTGAGCCGCCAGCGCGCCTGGGGCGTGCCGATCACTTTGTTCGTGCGGCCCGACGGCTCCTACCTGCAAGACCCCGCCGTGAACGCCCGCATCGTCGCGGCGGTGAACGCGGAAGGCATGGACGCGTGGAACAGCGCCAACAAGGCGGCCTTCCTCGGCCCGGACCATGACCCGGCAGAATTCGAGATGGTCACCGACATTCTCGACGTGTGGTTCGATTCGGGCTGCACCCATGCCTTCGTGCTTGAAAGCGGGCGCTGGCCGGACCTGCAATGGCCCGCCGACCTCTATCTCGAAGGCTCTGACCAGCATCGCGGCTGGTTCCAGTCCTCGCTGCTGCAATCCTCGGCCACCCGCGGCCGCGCGCCTTACGACCAGGTTCTCACCCACGGCTTCACGATGGATGCCAAGGGCAAGAAGATGTCCAAGAGCCTCGGCAACACGGTCGATCCCTTGAAGGTGATGGAGACCTACGGCGCGGACATCATCCGGCTGTGGGCGCTGAGCGTCGACTTCACCGAGGATCACCGCATCGGCGACGAGATCCTGAAGGGCGTCGGCGACCAGTATCGCAAGCTCCGCAACACCTTCCGCTATCTGCTCGGCGCGCTCGACGGGTTCGTGGGCGACTGGAGCGACGCGGGCGAGCTGCCGGAGCTGGAGGTCTACGTCCTCTCGCTGCTCAGCGAGCTGGACGGGAAGCTGAAGGCGGCGGCGGAGGCCTACGACTTCAACACCTACACCCGCCTGCTGGTCGATTTCTGCAACGAGGACCTCAGCGCCTTCTTCTTCGATATCCGCAAGGACTCGCTCTATTGCGACGGGCCGGAGAGCACCACGCGCAACGCCTATCGCACCGTGCTCGACCTGCTGTTCCACGCGCTGGTGCGCTACGCCGCGCCGGTGCTGGTGTTCACGGCGGAGGAGGTGTGGCTCAGCCGCTATCCCGAGGATGGCGAGGCGGATGACGCGGGCCAGCGCGGCTCTGTCCACTTGCTCGAATGGCCGAGCATCCCCGGCGTCGTCGCCGACCGCGCGAAGTGGAACGCCCTCAGGGCCCTGCGCGACCAGGTCAACGAAGCGATCGAGCCGCTGCGGCGTGACAAGACCATCCGTTCGAGCCTTGAGGCCGAAGTGGTCGTCCCGGCAGCGGCCGTGCCGGACGGCATCACCGACGAACAGCTCGCCGAACTGTTCATCACCGCGACAGTCACCCGCGGGCAGGGCGAGGCCGTGATCGTGACCAAGACCAGCCACCACAAGTGCGGCCGCTGCTGGCGCCACCTGCCCGACGTGGCCGTCGAGGGGTCGTTGTGCACCCGTTGCGATGCGGTTGTCGGGTCATGA
- the lspA gene encoding signal peptidase II, with amino-acid sequence MSGLFTRNRVIGLALAAFVAVIDQAVKLWVIGPLDLRRVLHIDLLPFFDLTYMENRGISLGMFQANDMETRWLLVALTAAIALVVLVWMMREKALADIVGLALILGGALGNIRDRYDLGYVIDYADFHIGDFRPFLIFNIADAAITLGVVIILARSLLVRDKGDTETGDAPHGEQHNA; translated from the coding sequence ATGAGCGGGCTGTTCACCCGAAATCGCGTGATCGGCCTCGCGCTTGCCGCCTTCGTGGCGGTGATCGACCAGGCGGTGAAGCTCTGGGTGATCGGCCCGCTCGACCTGCGCCGCGTGCTGCACATCGACCTGCTGCCCTTCTTCGACCTCACCTACATGGAGAACCGCGGCATCTCGCTCGGGATGTTCCAGGCGAACGACATGGAGACCCGCTGGCTGCTGGTCGCGCTCACCGCGGCCATCGCGCTGGTGGTGCTGGTGTGGATGATGCGCGAGAAGGCCCTCGCCGACATCGTCGGGCTGGCGCTGATCCTCGGCGGGGCGCTGGGGAATATCCGCGACCGCTATGACCTCGGCTATGTCATCGACTATGCCGATTTCCACATCGGGGACTTCCGCCCCTTCCTGATCTTCAACATCGCCGACGCCGCGATTACCCTCGGCGTCGTCATTATCCTTGCCCGCAGCCTGCTGGTGCGCGACAAGGGCGACACCGAAACCGGGGACGCGCCCCATGGAGAGCAACACAATGCGTAA
- a CDS encoding DUF3035 domain-containing protein, producing the protein MRKMAPLILLAGAAAMLAGCGGGGGVFNRARPDEFAVQRQAPLVVPPDFTLTPPAPGAPRPAEGTASEQALEALFGGPAPRSRVEASVLDRAGSAAPSIRSQVGDTGTNTVAKGRVTRDIIAAPEGDGQSASTVIPSA; encoded by the coding sequence ATGCGTAAGATGGCACCCCTGATCCTGCTGGCCGGCGCGGCCGCGATGCTGGCGGGTTGCGGCGGCGGCGGCGGGGTGTTCAACCGCGCGCGTCCCGACGAGTTCGCCGTGCAGCGCCAGGCGCCGCTGGTGGTTCCGCCCGATTTCACCCTCACCCCGCCCGCACCCGGCGCCCCGCGCCCCGCGGAAGGCACCGCCTCGGAACAGGCGCTCGAAGCCCTGTTCGGCGGCCCCGCGCCGCGCAGCCGGGTCGAGGCGAGCGTGCTTGATCGTGCCGGAAGCGCCGCGCCGAGCATCCGCTCGCAGGTCGGCGACACCGGGACCAACACCGTCGCCAAGGGCCGCGTCACCCGCGACATCATCGCGGCGCCGGAAGGTGACGGCCAGTCGGCTTCGACCGTAATCCCGAGCGCCTGA
- a CDS encoding hemolysin family protein, with translation MTPFPWTDLFIILALVVLNGVFAMSELAIVSAKTSALEAKAEAGSTSARIAITLAADPGKFLSTVQIGITLIGIIAGAYSGASLGGPVGERLAALGVPERYADESGFALVIAVTTYLSLIVGELVPKQLALQAAVPVSLVMARPMAFLAKAAAPLVWVLDSSSAAIIRLFGIRSGDEGRVTAEELRMIFAEATRSGVIEAEQRQILTGVVRLAQRPVREMMTPRTEVDWIDADADAAEMRETIEESTHSLLPVAEGSPDTILGVVKVRDVLAALVAGRPVALRAMMRRVEVVPDQLDAMDALRVLQSAEVAMAVVHDEYGHFEGIVTPVDLLTAIVGNFASDSDDGDLPSVVEREDGSLLVSGSLSADALADRLGLDYGEDREFGTAAGYALSVMKKLPHEGEHFTDQGWRFEVVDMDGRRIDKLLVSKVVEGD, from the coding sequence GTGACACCCTTTCCCTGGACAGATCTGTTCATCATCCTCGCGCTCGTCGTGCTCAACGGCGTGTTCGCCATGTCGGAGCTGGCGATCGTCTCTGCCAAGACCAGCGCGCTCGAGGCGAAGGCGGAAGCAGGATCGACGTCGGCGCGCATCGCGATCACGCTCGCGGCGGACCCGGGCAAGTTCCTCTCGACCGTGCAGATCGGCATCACGCTGATCGGGATCATCGCCGGCGCCTATTCGGGCGCGAGCCTCGGCGGCCCGGTGGGCGAGCGGCTTGCGGCGTTGGGGGTTCCCGAACGCTACGCCGACGAAAGCGGCTTCGCGCTGGTGATCGCCGTCACCACCTATCTCAGCCTGATCGTCGGCGAGCTGGTGCCCAAGCAGCTGGCGCTCCAGGCGGCGGTGCCGGTCTCGCTGGTGATGGCGCGCCCGATGGCCTTCCTCGCCAAGGCCGCAGCACCGCTGGTTTGGGTGCTCGATTCGAGCTCCGCCGCGATCATCCGCCTGTTCGGCATCCGCAGCGGCGACGAGGGCCGCGTCACCGCCGAGGAACTGCGCATGATCTTCGCCGAGGCGACCCGGTCGGGCGTGATCGAGGCGGAGCAGCGCCAGATCCTCACCGGCGTCGTGCGCCTTGCCCAGCGACCGGTGCGCGAGATGATGACCCCGCGCACCGAGGTCGACTGGATCGATGCCGATGCCGACGCGGCGGAGATGCGCGAGACGATCGAGGAAAGCACCCACTCGCTTCTGCCGGTCGCGGAAGGCTCGCCCGACACGATCCTCGGCGTCGTCAAGGTGCGCGATGTGCTCGCCGCGCTGGTCGCCGGTCGGCCCGTCGCGCTGCGCGCAATGATGCGCAGGGTGGAGGTCGTCCCCGATCAGCTCGACGCGATGGATGCGCTGCGCGTGCTGCAATCCGCCGAGGTGGCGATGGCGGTCGTGCACGACGAATACGGGCATTTCGAAGGCATCGTCACCCCCGTCGACCTGCTCACCGCGATCGTCGGCAACTTCGCCAGCGACAGCGACGACGGCGACCTGCCGAGCGTGGTGGAGCGCGAGGACGGATCGCTGCTGGTCTCCGGATCGCTCTCGGCCGATGCGCTCGCCGACCGGCTGGGGCTCGATTACGGCGAGGACCGCGAGTTCGGGACGGCGGCGGGCTATGCCCTGTCGGTGATGAAGAAGCTGCCGCACGAAGGCGAGCACTTCACCGACCAGGGCTGGCGTTTCGAGGTGGTCGACATGGACGGCCGCCGCATCGACAAGCTGCTGGTGAGCAAGGTGGTCGAGGGGGACTGA
- a CDS encoding OmpA family protein, with protein MNISRILLSGTAAVALLGTSACVTDPNTGEKKVSRTAIGTGLGGTLGYLLGGAIGGDTGRIIGAGIGGSAGAILGKQYDDQIRELKEQTAGSGVDVEEVGDQDAILVRLPDGVTFSTGSAAINPGFYDTLNSVAETLIKYPNSLIDVYGFTDTTGSPATNQRLSEQRAQAVADYLAARGVARARMATRGFGESYDHLRVKTGDNVNEPLNRRVEIKIIPVSQDDVNAARAGR; from the coding sequence ATGAACATTTCACGTATCCTGCTTTCGGGCACCGCAGCCGTCGCGCTGCTGGGCACGAGCGCCTGCGTCACCGACCCCAACACCGGCGAGAAGAAGGTCTCCCGCACCGCGATCGGGACCGGTCTCGGCGGCACGCTCGGCTATCTGCTGGGCGGGGCGATCGGCGGGGACACCGGGCGCATCATCGGCGCCGGCATCGGCGGTTCGGCCGGTGCGATCCTCGGCAAGCAGTACGACGACCAGATCCGCGAGCTGAAGGAACAGACCGCGGGCAGCGGCGTGGATGTCGAGGAAGTGGGTGATCAGGACGCGATCCTCGTGCGCCTGCCCGACGGAGTGACTTTCTCCACCGGCTCGGCGGCGATCAATCCCGGCTTCTACGACACGCTGAACTCGGTCGCCGAGACGCTCATCAAGTATCCCAACAGCCTGATCGACGTTTACGGCTTCACCGACACCACCGGCTCGCCGGCGACCAACCAGCGCCTGTCGGAACAGCGCGCCCAGGCCGTCGCCGACTATCTCGCCGCGCGCGGGGTTGCGCGGGCGCGCATGGCGACCAGGGGCTTCGGCGAGAGCTACGATCACCTTCGCGTGAAGACCGGCGACAACGTCAACGAGCCGCTCAATCGCCGGGTCGAGATCAAGATCATCCCGGTCAGCCAGGACGACGTGAACGCCGCGCGCGCGGGCCGCTGA
- a CDS encoding 3'(2'),5'-bisphosphate nucleotidase CysQ yields the protein MIDRAHLQTIVREAGRIALSRWPGSGHALHSWDKTPGNPVSEADLEVDRFLKRELRRLLPSAAWLSEETADDKLRTRSGLIWLVDPIDGTRDFVRGRDGWAVSVALVSAGKPLIGMLAAPARGEEWIAVAGQGATLNDAPITASRRTEFAGARVPTHSLPKEDSDLVAVEQPNSIALRIAMVADDRADLVATLRWGYEWDIAAATLIAREAGAEVTDAFGRPLAYNKHDPRDFGVLVCSPAIHAAAVERLAERARALR from the coding sequence ATGATTGACAGGGCGCACCTTCAGACCATCGTCCGCGAGGCGGGCAGGATCGCCCTTTCGCGCTGGCCGGGGTCTGGGCACGCGCTGCACAGCTGGGACAAGACGCCGGGCAATCCGGTGAGCGAGGCCGACCTCGAGGTCGACCGCTTCCTCAAGCGCGAGCTGCGCCGGCTGCTACCATCCGCCGCGTGGCTTTCCGAGGAAACCGCCGACGACAAGCTGCGCACCCGGAGCGGCCTTATCTGGCTTGTCGATCCGATCGACGGCACCCGCGATTTCGTGCGCGGGCGCGATGGCTGGGCGGTTTCGGTGGCGCTGGTAAGTGCCGGAAAGCCGCTGATCGGAATGCTCGCCGCGCCGGCCCGGGGCGAGGAGTGGATCGCGGTGGCGGGGCAGGGCGCGACGCTCAACGATGCCCCCATCACGGCGAGCCGGCGCACCGAATTCGCCGGCGCCCGCGTGCCGACCCACAGCTTGCCCAAGGAGGACAGCGATCTCGTCGCGGTCGAGCAGCCCAACTCGATCGCGCTCCGGATCGCGATGGTGGCCGACGACCGAGCCGATCTGGTGGCGACGCTGCGCTGGGGCTACGAATGGGACATCGCCGCCGCGACCCTGATCGCGCGCGAGGCGGGGGCGGAGGTCACCGACGCCTTCGGCCGGCCGCTCGCCTACAACAAGCACGACCCGCGCGATTTCGGCGTGCTGGTGTGCTCACCCGCAATCCATGCGGCGGCGGTCGAACGGCTGGCGGAACGGGCGAGGGCGCTGCGCTGA
- the sucC gene encoding ADP-forming succinate--CoA ligase subunit beta, whose translation MNVHEYQAKELLAKHGIAVPAGHAALSVEEAVEAAKKLPGPLYVVKAQIHAGGRGKGKFKELGPDAKGGVRLAKSLDEVEAHAKEMLGNTLVTIQTGEAGKQVNRLYITDGVDIAKEYYLSLLVDRATGRVAFVVSTEGGMDIETVAHDTPELITTFTVDPAQGFQPHHGRAVAFALKLQGDLNKQAQKLAKQLYDAFLATDCEMLEINPLVESEDGKLLVLDAKMSFDGNALYRHPDIEALRDETEEDPAEIEASEYDLAYIKLDGNIGCMVNGAGLAMATMDIIKLNGAFPANFLDVGGGATTEKVTAAFKIILKDPAVEGILVNIFGGIMKCDVIANGIVQAAKDVNLQVPLVVRLEGTNVAEGKAILANSGLAIVPADNLGDAAKKIVAEVKKAA comes from the coding sequence ATGAACGTTCACGAATATCAGGCCAAGGAACTGCTCGCCAAGCACGGCATCGCGGTGCCCGCCGGCCATGCCGCTCTCAGCGTCGAAGAAGCGGTTGAGGCCGCCAAGAAGCTGCCCGGGCCGCTCTATGTCGTGAAGGCACAGATCCACGCGGGTGGCCGCGGCAAGGGCAAGTTCAAGGAACTGGGCCCCGACGCCAAGGGCGGCGTGCGCCTCGCCAAGAGCCTCGATGAAGTGGAAGCTCACGCCAAGGAAATGCTCGGCAACACTCTGGTGACGATCCAGACGGGCGAAGCGGGCAAGCAGGTCAACCGCCTCTACATCACCGACGGCGTCGACATCGCCAAGGAATACTACCTCTCGCTGCTGGTCGACCGCGCCACCGGCCGCGTCGCCTTCGTCGTGTCGACCGAGGGCGGGATGGACATCGAGACCGTGGCGCATGACACGCCCGAGCTGATCACCACCTTCACCGTCGACCCGGCGCAGGGCTTTCAGCCGCACCACGGCCGCGCGGTGGCCTTCGCGCTGAAGCTCCAGGGCGATCTCAACAAGCAGGCGCAGAAGCTGGCGAAGCAGCTCTACGACGCTTTCCTCGCCACCGATTGCGAAATGCTGGAAATCAACCCGCTGGTCGAAAGCGAAGACGGCAAGCTGCTGGTGCTCGACGCCAAGATGAGCTTCGACGGCAACGCCCTTTACCGCCACCCCGACATCGAAGCCCTGCGCGACGAGACCGAGGAAGACCCGGCGGAAATCGAAGCCAGCGAATACGACCTCGCCTACATCAAGCTCGACGGGAACATTGGCTGCATGGTGAACGGCGCGGGCCTCGCCATGGCGACGATGGACATCATCAAGCTGAATGGCGCTTTCCCGGCGAACTTCCTCGACGTGGGCGGCGGCGCCACCACCGAGAAGGTGACGGCGGCCTTCAAGATCATCCTCAAGGACCCGGCAGTCGAGGGCATCCTCGTCAACATCTTTGGCGGGATCATGAAGTGCGACGTGATCGCCAACGGCATCGTGCAGGCAGCGAAGGACGTGAACCTCCAGGTCCCGCTGGTGGTGCGCCTCGAAGGCACCAACGTGGCCGAGGGCAAGGCGATCCTCGCCAATTCGGGCCTCGCGATCGTGCCGGCCGACAACCTCGGCGATGCGGCGAAGAAGATCGTCGCGGAAGTGAAGAAGGCGGCCTGA
- a CDS encoding electron transfer flavoprotein subunit beta/FixA family protein, whose protein sequence is MKILVPVKRVIDYNVKPRVKADGTGVDLANVKMSMNPFDEIAVEEAIRLKEKGAATEIVAVSIGPAKAQETLRTALAMGADRAILVETEEEVEPLAVAKILKAIADEEAPGLVILGKQSISDDSNQTGQMLAALMGRPQGTFANTVEVEGDSVTVKREVDGGLQTVKLALPAIVTTDLRLNEPRYASLPNIMKAKQKPLATKTAADYGVDLTPRLKTLKVQEPAVRQAGVKVADVAELVGKLKTLGIAD, encoded by the coding sequence ATGAAGATCCTCGTCCCCGTCAAGCGGGTGATCGATTACAACGTCAAGCCGCGGGTCAAGGCCGACGGCACGGGCGTCGATCTTGCCAACGTCAAGATGAGCATGAACCCCTTCGACGAGATCGCCGTCGAGGAAGCCATCCGCCTCAAGGAAAAGGGCGCGGCGACCGAGATCGTCGCTGTCTCGATCGGCCCGGCCAAGGCGCAGGAAACCCTGCGCACCGCGCTGGCAATGGGCGCCGACCGTGCGATCCTGGTGGAAACCGAGGAAGAGGTCGAGCCGCTGGCCGTCGCCAAGATCCTCAAGGCCATCGCTGACGAAGAAGCCCCCGGCCTCGTCATCCTCGGCAAGCAGTCGATCTCGGACGATTCGAACCAGACCGGCCAGATGCTCGCCGCCCTGATGGGCCGCCCGCAGGGCACCTTCGCCAACACCGTCGAAGTCGAGGGCGACTCGGTCACCGTGAAGCGCGAAGTCGACGGGGGCCTCCAGACCGTGAAGCTCGCCCTCCCCGCGATCGTCACCACCGATCTGCGCCTCAACGAGCCGCGCTACGCCTCGCTGCCCAACATCATGAAGGCCAAGCAGAAGCCGCTCGCGACCAAGACCGCCGCCGATTACGGCGTCGACCTCACCCCGCGCCTCAAGACGCTGAAGGTGCAGGAACCCGCCGTGCGCCAGGCCGGCGTCAAGGTCGCCGACGTCGCCGAACTGGTCGGCAAGCTCAAGACCCTCGGCATCGCCGATTGA
- a CDS encoding electron transfer flavoprotein subunit alpha/FixB family protein, with the protein MKTLVLVEHDNTKLQDATLAVVTAASKLGEVHLLVAGHNCGAVAEAAAKIAGVGKVHVADDAAYANGLAENVAPLAAELMGHHDAFLAAATTQGKNVAPRVAAHLDVMQVSEILSVEGPKTFTRPIYAGNAIATVESTDAKLVLTVRGTAFEKAATEGGSGTIEAVSGPGDAGTSSFVSSEIAKSERPELTSAKIIVSGGRALKDAETFEATITPLADKLGAAIGASRAAVDAGYVPNDYQVGQTGKIVAPEVYFAIGISGAIQHLAGMKDSKVIIAINKDEDAPIFQVADIGLVGDLFTAVPELTNAL; encoded by the coding sequence ATGAAGACTCTGGTTCTCGTCGAACATGACAACACCAAGCTGCAGGACGCGACGCTGGCTGTCGTCACCGCCGCATCGAAGCTGGGCGAAGTGCACCTGCTGGTCGCCGGCCACAATTGCGGCGCGGTCGCCGAGGCTGCCGCCAAGATCGCGGGCGTGGGCAAGGTCCACGTCGCCGACGACGCGGCCTATGCCAACGGCCTTGCCGAAAACGTCGCCCCGCTCGCTGCCGAGCTGATGGGCCACCACGACGCCTTCCTCGCAGCCGCCACCACGCAGGGCAAGAACGTCGCCCCGCGCGTCGCCGCCCATCTCGACGTGATGCAGGTCTCCGAGATCCTGTCAGTCGAAGGCCCCAAGACCTTCACCCGTCCGATCTACGCCGGCAACGCCATCGCCACCGTCGAATCGACCGATGCCAAGCTGGTCCTCACCGTGCGCGGCACCGCCTTCGAGAAGGCCGCGACCGAGGGTGGCTCGGGCACCATCGAGGCCGTCAGCGGCCCGGGCGACGCGGGCACCTCGAGCTTCGTAAGCTCGGAAATCGCCAAGAGCGAGCGTCCGGAACTGACCAGCGCGAAGATCATCGTCTCGGGCGGCCGCGCCCTCAAGGACGCGGAGACCTTCGAGGCGACCATCACCCCGCTCGCCGACAAGCTCGGCGCCGCCATCGGCGCGAGCCGCGCGGCGGTCGATGCGGGCTATGTCCCCAACGACTACCAGGTCGGCCAGACCGGCAAGATCGTCGCCCCCGAAGTCTACTTCGCCATCGGCATCTCGGGCGCGATCCAGCACCTTGCGGGGATGAAGGACTCCAAGGTCATCATCGCCATCAACAAGGACGAAGACGCCCCGATCTTCCAGGTCGCGGACATCGGCCTTGTCGGCGACCTGTTCACCGCCGTGCCGGAGCTCACCAACGCGCTCTGA
- a CDS encoding energy transducer TonB: protein MRIIRLSCLAATAAAILAAPATAAERLLLEPASPWQLREYEDRCRASREFGEGEQRTTLWIEQGGLEPIYNVTLIGQPLRNPYGAGIHVRFGENPEFIRSYIAAESSKGRPVLTMYGVTVRQPKMQRDGDEEAPDLGFDIGDANAITTLDLRTSIRQPIRLAIGPMLETFGVLGLCGAKLSGILSEAGRPLTGEAKPPVAIKPDSWLTAVDYPGWLARAQMEGRVTVRLTVDREGRASSCFVTESNKPQLFDDAVCLGLMKRARFEPARNAAGEPVASYYFHGISFTMS, encoded by the coding sequence GTGCGCATCATCCGACTTTCCTGTCTCGCCGCGACCGCCGCAGCCATCCTCGCTGCACCGGCCACCGCTGCCGAAAGGCTGCTGCTTGAGCCTGCCTCCCCCTGGCAACTGCGCGAGTACGAGGACCGCTGCCGTGCCAGTCGGGAATTCGGCGAGGGCGAGCAGCGCACCACCCTGTGGATCGAGCAGGGCGGACTCGAACCGATCTACAACGTCACCCTGATCGGCCAGCCGCTGCGCAACCCCTATGGCGCCGGCATCCATGTGCGGTTCGGCGAGAATCCGGAATTCATTCGCAGCTACATCGCCGCCGAATCGAGCAAGGGCCGCCCGGTGCTGACCATGTACGGGGTGACGGTCAGGCAGCCGAAGATGCAGCGCGACGGCGACGAGGAGGCGCCGGACCTCGGCTTCGACATCGGCGATGCCAACGCCATCACCACGCTCGATCTCAGGACCTCGATCCGCCAGCCGATCCGGCTCGCGATAGGCCCGATGCTGGAAACCTTCGGCGTGCTCGGACTGTGCGGGGCGAAGCTTTCGGGGATACTGTCGGAAGCGGGGCGTCCGCTCACCGGTGAGGCCAAGCCGCCCGTAGCCATCAAGCCGGATAGCTGGCTCACCGCGGTCGACTACCCCGGCTGGCTCGCACGCGCCCAGATGGAAGGGCGAGTGACCGTGCGCCTCACCGTCGATCGCGAAGGGCGGGCAAGCTCCTGCTTCGTAACCGAGAGCAACAAGCCGCAGTTGTTCGACGACGCCGTCTGCCTCGGGCTGATGAAGCGGGCGCGCTTCGAACCGGCGCGAAACGCGGCAGGCGAGCCGGTCGCCTCCTATTACTTCCACGGGATCAGCTTCACCATGTCGTGA